The DNA segment AATTTATATCACATTAAAGATTTTAAAAGCATAGGACTAGCACTACATTCCAGCAGTAATCATATTCAAACATGGTTCTAGCCCATTCATGTTATAACTTTTTTCTCTATCAGTCTAGACAGAAAGAAATGTTAAAATCATGGTCGAAAACTTTGAGATAAACCTGGTAGAAGCATTAGTTTCTTAATATAGTGTTCACATGTTTTCAGTGCATACGGGCTAAGAAACAAGTTGCAATACAGTTGGGACACAATATATTTGATAACTTATcgaatatttatttttgtagggCTTACAAGGCTTGCTTTCACCCACCAAAGAAAAAATGGTTCATAAGGCTTAAGCTTCAAGCCTGAGAGCACAATCTAAATTTTGTAGTCTTGTCTAtcactgcttttttttctttctaagatGCATGCAGTAAAAAATGAAGCATTAGAGAATGGGAGTGAGTTGTCTGCTCAGAGTCCCTCCTTCCAGGCTAACACCACTTCCGAAAACGCTCAGTCCAGAACCGTTGAGCTTTGTGAAACACAGCTTGAGACAATAAGCACTTCTGACGGTAATTAACAACAACTCTATATATACTAGTTTGCTCTTCAAATATTAACAGTATGGTTGCCATCTTCTTAAAATTAACATGAATGGTGGTAAAATATTTGTGTCCTTTTGGGGATGATAGTATTTTCTCAGAGCACATCTTGCAGAAAGTCTACTGAAAAAGCCACAAGTCCTGTCATCTCACATTGTTGTAGTGAGTAGAAAATTAAGCTCTTGTAAGATAgtaattaataaattatttaactACAGTGTTCTTAAAATTAAACTTAGTTCTTCAGTTCTAAATATCTGTTCCTCCTTAGGTTATTGACCTTATTAGTAAAGCACTATTTTTAGAGGAATTAATGCTTGGTAAACAGTAGTCCTACAACACAGCCCAGTATGTTTCTTTAAGAGGGCAATCGTTAGCAAAAATAGTAACATGACAAATATGccttttttcttcctctgtaTGACTTCCTAAAACACTTGAAGATAGAGCAAATTCAATCCAGGCAAATCAGTTTCAGGAATCAAATAATTCTTCAGATGAGAGAGTGACTGAGCCACAGCCTGTGAATGACCTTACAACCAAAGTGGAAAGGTTcgtctctgttttttttttgtagacTTTCTATCTATTCTAAAGTACTGTGATTAATTATTACATTTCCTTAGGTGAAAACAGTGGTAAGAACCAAAGCTGCATGATTAACATATTTCTTGTTCTAAATTaagttttaatgttttttagaaaatGGGTAAAACTACTAGTGACTATTTTAATCTTAAGCATCACATTTCTCAGACTCTAGAGCTAATGGATTTTGCCTCGTGACAGTCTGAGTGCCAGGTGCTGATCTACCAGTCAGAGCTAAATCTGTAACACTCTAATTCTCTTAATTTGAAATGGCCCTTTGTCCACTCATTAACTGACTTTTGTTGCTTGACATGGTAACTAGACGAACATGGAAAGCCTCCTTTCTCTCATTTTGACTGTGATAAGTTTGGCATGTTAAGCATGCTTTTTGGTAGATCTGGACTCAGTTATTCAAACTTTTTGCTGTTGAATCGAACTCTCAAAACAGTCAGGGAATATTTTATCAAATGGAAGCAGGAGATTTATTTTCCTTCAAGATATCCTATAAGCAAAGCAAGTTAGATCTTAATAATAGGGATTAAtggaggggctgggagtgggtaGTTGAATAGACATGTTCATATTTTTCTACAGGTTTGAGTGAGACTATTTGGAAATGCAAAGCAGAACTTGATATTGTTCATTGTCCAAGAAAGATTTTGATATTAAACTTGGGTGGAGGTGGGTTGGGTCCTCTAAGTAGCTCAATGGAGTACTGCCAGTGAGCAAAGATTGTTTAGTGAATGTCCTAAAAATACCTAAAACAGAGATCTAACTCCTTAGTAACTCCTGGCTGAGAATCGTTTAAGTGAAGTAAATGGTTTTCCTAAAGCAATTAAAGATGTCTGTGCTTTCAGTGAATGAGACCTATGGTTATATGGCTAACATTAGGGTAAAAAGATTCCTTTTACTCTGCAATATGGCTTAAatagaagaagaaggaaaaacaaacaaacccagagttaaggttgcctggggATACCCTGGACCTTTCCAGAATGTCGAGTTCACAAAACtctcaaacctctgaaaaccaggaaatacggAGTTAAGTTAAATAACtgtataaccttaactctgcccccctgAAGCTGGCAATAGCCGTTGGGAATGATCTGCATGCACTCCAGCATGTGTATTAGGTGTAGTTGTATTGAATGATGGAGGAGCAGTTGGAGCAGCTTGGAAGAGCTATAATAGCGATATGTGGAGATCTGGGTCCAAGTCCCATTCCCCCATGTGTTATCAAAGGAAAGAAGTATATATACACCTTGATGTTCCAGTCTGCATCATTTCAATACAGGTTTGTGTTGCTTGTGTCTGTAGCAGGGTACTGGGGTCTTCCTGCCTTGTGTATTGTCTGTAGTGAGGTGGGATGTGAGAGTAGTCTGTGGATTTAGTGATGAGTAGGGGGAGGTATAGATTTAGGTGGTATCTTGTGTGTAAGTGTGAAGGGCCAATAAAAGGGTATGAAGTGGTTGTTAATTTTTGCAAGTGTGTTATTCTGTTGAGTAGGCTCAGTGTTTGAGTGACCAAGTAGCGCCTGTCCATTACTGTGAAAAAGCAGAATGGGGGAGTGTGTATGTTTTATAGGCATATTGGGACATCACTCAAAGAATTGAGTTAAGTTTGTATGGGCATTTACCTTAACCTGTattgcctggttttcagaagtttgaattTTGTGAACTCAACATTTTAGAGGGACACAAGCTATCACCGGGAAACTGTAACTCTGTGTTAATGAtgtttttttgccatttaatttcctaGTGTTTTAAACAGAGTAAGTGTTTGTTGATAGGAGTTAGTGTTCATTTAGATAGCTGTACTCCTCACCTAGGGTTGCAGGTGATATGTTACTGGGCTAGGTAATAATCAAAagacctagcttttatatagtgcttagATCTCAAAGAACCGtacattattattcccatttgacagatgggaaactgaggcacaaacaggtgaagtgatttgccccaaGTCACCCAgtgggccagtggcagagctaagaatagTCCCAGTTCAGTTGCCTTTCCACTGGGCATGATGGTTGTGCTTTGttttcagggctttggagctgtgctccggctccgctccaggcaaaaacctgcagctccactgttccggagctgctccgcgctctagctccaggctccgctccaaagccctgtttgtTTGACATGTTTGCAATGTGTAACTGGAGCAATGTGCCCTGGGTTATATTTGAATTCTCAGTGCATGGGTTGGTGCTCAGATTCGATGATCATGACTCATTCTTGGAGCTGCCCAGGTTCTATGATTTAGAGGTAATTCTCCAGATACTTAGCCTCTCACTCTGCACATGGTTATACAATTACTTAGTCTAGTCTCTTTGCTCTCAATCATCTTCCTGCTCAATAATTACACCAACCTGAAGAATTTATCACTTGCTGCGTATCTGATACATCTCCAGCCATTTCCTAGTTCAGTTCCAGAAGGACTAAAGCTATTACCATTGTTGAGAGGGAGAGTTCAAATGGATGAAGAAACAATGTGGCCCTGGGGAACCTGCTAAGTTGCAAAGGAAGGCATAGGGAGGCAAGGACTTTCTGGAGCTCCTAAACTCTCCTTATGGATAGATGTGTGGGAAGGGCCGTGCAGTGCTCCTCATCTTCCCATTGGTACTGAATTTGAGATCTTGGTTATGGCATTGTTTTCTCTTTCCATTTATAGAGTGTGTAAAAATATCACATTTTTATGGTTGAATTTTTCAGTCAGTTAATGATAAATGATAGAAGGGATATATTAAAACAGATAACATCAAATTATTGGAGACTAGAAACTGGTTGGTGAATCAGCACCCAATTTTCCACATAAGGCAAACCCTATTTGTTAATACAGAATAGCTCCATGAAATAGGATTAATCTCATAAATTCATAGTCATCTTCATGTTTTCCCTCTTATTAAGAATTTTTGACAGAATTGAATTTTGTCTAATCCTTTTAAAagccaaaaagaaaatgttaacatTTCAAACCACAGTTGTAAGTTCTCTTTTAATCTCGTTGGTTTTTATTTAGAATAACAAAAAAACTTGAAGAAAAAcgagaagagaaaaggaaagaggagGAACAGGTAAAATGTAACTAAATGTATTACTATCAGTGGTATTCTTATTTGATTTTGCTTTCAGTCTCTGAGATCTTTCTTTAAATAACACTCATATAATTAGATTATATTTTAAATCTAGTTATCTTCAGTGCAGGCTCCAGTTCAGTTAAGTCAAGTTTTGCTCTTgttcaaaagaaatattttgttgGTTGAATTCTGTAATGTGGTCATCTTCCATCAGAAGGAAATTAAGAAAGAAATTGATCGAAGAAAAACGGGGAAAGAAATATTGGACTACAGAAGACGACACGAAGAAGAATTGACGAAGCGAATGTTAGAAGACAGGAGCAGAGAAAAGGCAGAAGAAAAAGCAGCTAGGGAGCGTATAAAACAGCAGATTGCAATggtaaagtttttattttttaaatatagataaATTGATCAGATTACTTGGCATTTAGTAACTCATGGAAGACTAAAATAACAGATTGCAAACCTCTTGTAAAAGTGTTTGAATGTCCTCCCTTTTTTGCTATTGGAAGCTATGCTTTCAATTAATGGTTACTACTGTCAAAGAGCTTCTGTAGGCTATAGATTTTTACAAGAATTCAATTTTTCAGTTTGCAACcaagaatttgtttttctttatataAAAATCCATTGAAAATGGATTGTGCGCACACACAAAAGCAAAAGGTTCCTTTTTCTCACATACCAAGCAGCAAATAGCTCAGCATATGGCACAGACCAGAACAGTTCAATGGGGCACGAGAGAGATGTGCTATTTTTTGAATTGGTTGCTAGTACTTTGTGCATTTAGTTCCctaataataattttatatatttttaaaaaaagtctagtGATGTCTCTCTTCTCATTCTGTCTCTGAGTGAATGTAATGATTACCAGAGCTGCTCTGAATATCATGAGAGGCATTGTTGGGCACAAGAATGGCTATATACTGTTAAATGTGATTTAGAAATGCAGACAGAGATGGTGTGAAATCACCTTGAACACCACCACCATCTTTGCAGTTGCCTCCAAAATTAAAAACGTTTTTTGTTGAATAGTCACATCTCAACCAATAGAAATCCTCCtcctagatcagtgtttttcaaacagtgggtcgcgacccactacTGGGTCACCTtgttctggtcagcaccgccaactgggACGTTAAAAGTCACGTCAGCGGTGCTGCCTAGCTAAgacaggctagtgcctacctgttctgacactgcactgcaccctggaagcagccagcagctggaccggctcctaggcggggggccacggggcaccatgtgctgcccccgccctgagcaccagctcctcACTCTCATTGACCGGTTCCCAGaactggaggggtgtgtgtgcctgtgggcgagagttGCGCGGAGCCGCttgcacgcctccgcctaggagccagacctgctgctggccacttccagggcacagtgCGGTCTGTGGTGCCAtgacaggtaggaagcctgcctcttCACCCTGGCTGCgacgctgaccgggagccgccggaggtaagtccgcgccccaatccccagcccgtAGCCCTGCCCCAAACTTgcaaccccttcctgcaccccaaaaccctcctccctggctccaccccagagcccgcacccccagccctgagcccctcccacaccccgaatCCCTCATCCCTAGCTCTGTTGGGTCGTGggtatcaacaattttcttcaactggatcccccagaaaaaaagttcaaaaaccactggtctaggtgaTTCTCAAACTTCTTCATTATAACTTCTGAAGAGTCCTGTGATTAGAAATTAGGGCTTACATTAGTGTTATACCAAAatttgttttagaaaaatttgaacAAGCTTGAATTCCAGTATTCAGTAGAATGAATAACTTATCAAATAACAAGATACAGGCTGAACAGTTAGGAGAGAGGAAGTGTTTCTCTCCTGCAGTGTCTGCAACATGACTGGCTTGGCctctttttctcccttccttgGCTCTTGTCAAGAGCAAATTTTTAATTGCAGATTGCATCAGTTACTCTGTCTGAACAGGTATTAACACACAATTTACAGCACAAGTTAACAGATTTGTGTTTGTCACATTAAAGGATCGTGCTGAAAGAGCAGCTCGCTTTGCAAAGACAAAGGAAGAAGTAGAAGCTGCAAAAGCTGCAGCTCAGCAAgctaagcaggctgaagcagaagctAGAAGAGAAGCCTCTCAGAAGGAAAGGAGGTGAGCAGTGTGCCAGTATACCAGTGTGTatttttggggagggaggtgaGGAAACTACTAGCCTTAGCTCTGAAGTAGACACTTTTTTACCAGAGCCTAATCTACTAGATGATACTATGCTGGAATGATTAAACATTGTTGATGTAAGGTAAGCTTGTTGATTCTTTCAAGAAATATGTGTATTTTCTAGTTATCTGCTTGAAGCACATAATTCATGGAGGGTCTCAGAATGATAAATGATATGATCAGGAATAAACAGAAATCTTACTCAGAATTATTAAATTTTTTCCCTGTGCATTAAGTTAGAGAATCTtgtctgtttttcattttttcaactTGATGTGCATACAGACATGTGGCTTTTATCATTAGGCGCAAGTTTGTTTTCTTACATCGCCTATTTTCACTTTTGCATTTCTACGGACATCTAGTTTGTGCTGGTTAGGGCCCTAGGCTCTATGATAGGCAGTAAGATCATAGATTCAGGTTAAAAGGAGTGGATTTTATCTTGCAGCTTGACTGTGCTTATCTATCAATCTTTCTCATCAGTATGTAAAAGTGCGGAGGATTTACCAGAATTTTGTGAAATGTCTGTTATATTTACTTATGTGAATTAGAAGCCCAGCAGTATCTTTTGCATCTACACTAGTATTTTCCACTTTTGTAGTGCTACTTCAGCTTGAAGTGAAAGCTCTACTTTGACTACAGCCATTTCCACAATATTGGACTGTCTTCTAGCTCTGAAGCAATCTGGACTTTCGATCCCCTCTATGTTAGGGCCATTTGGTACATCACCCTGCTATCACTTTTTCCCTCCAGTTTACAGTAGTAATGTTCCTTAAGGAGGAACCTTGTTCGTGTTTTTCCACCACTtccagagcccactcccccagTATTATACTTGAGTATATTAAATGTATTAGCAGTGTTGATGGATCTCCCCTTAGCAACCTGTTCTGTTATCACTTATCTATGCAGACTGCCTTTTTTTAGTGGTCATTTCATCTGCTCACAGAGTATGGGAGATTCAGGCTCTCAGGGCGGGTCCCCCCTACATAGTGTTTCATAAGGACAGGGTCATTCTCAGATCTCATCTCAAGTTCTTCTCCACAGTTGTTCCATGTAAACCAGTTCATTCATCTCCCAGTTTTCTTCCATAAGCCCCACTCAACCTTGAGGGAAGCTCATTGTCCTTTTATGTTGACAGGACAAAATCATTTAGAAGTACGTTTAAACTATTGCTTTGTAGAGAGGGCTACGGGTCAGGCAATATTTTCATATTATCTAAATGGGTATCCAACTGTATAAGAATATGTTACGAGTTGGCCAGGTTAGATACATCTagctcagtgtttcccaaacttgggacgccgcttgtgtagggaaagcccctggtgggccgggccggttcgtttacctgccccgtccacaggtccggccgattgcagctcccactggccacggttcgctgctccaggccaatggaagctgctggaagtGACACGGGGaaccgagggacgtactggccgccgcttccagcagctcccattggcctggagcagcgaaccgcggccagtgggagctgcgatcggccggacctgcggacggggcaggtaaacgaaccggcccggcccgccaggggctttccctacacaagcggcgtcccaagtttgggaaacactgatctagctACATTACAGCTCGGGCAGCTACTGTTTGACGAGTGTCCCTAGTTTTCAAATCTAGGGCAGCTACATGGAGCTCAGTTCACACATTTACAAGACCCTATTCTTTGGTAGAGGCTTCCGAATTGGATGCCTGCTTTGGTACGGTTGTCCTCTTAGTCATGCTTTAAGGAGGACTTCTACTACACACCTCCAAGCAAACAGACAACTGCTTGTTAGTCAACAATCCACATAGACACTCACTCAAAGAATGGTTACCTACTCTgcaggttcttcgagatgtgttatcCACATGGATTTCAtgacccctcccctttccctgctATGATAGAATCCTGCTCCCCTGAGATTCTGTATTGGCAAAAGAATTGAGGGATGGTTGGGCCTATCCTGCTCTTCATGCCCTTGGGTCTGAAGCACAAAGACATCTAGGGTGCAGGTGCTACCTCAGCAAACACTGCTGTCCAAAAGAATTTGATCTCTGGAACATGTACCAACAACAGAATGCATGTGGACAACACTGTACTGTAAATACCCTTCTCTTTGAGTAGATAGGGCGTGTAGATCTGTGTGAACTATCCTCCATCCCTATTTTGGAATCAAAATAAGTAGAAGAAAGTGAGCGGGGGAGGGTTTGGCACTCTTGGCTCTTTGTAAAGGCTTGCGCCTAAAGCTCATTTCTATGAGGACTGTATGTGTGATCCATTGGCTACTATTTTCCAGAGCATTCCAGCCTTTAGTCCTGTGCTCTCCCAAATTTGTGGCTCCATACTGACAATCTATCTGACTTTAATAACTTAGGGAAGTGTAACCATTCTTTTCTATATTTGAATACTAAAGGACACTTGCCTGAAATTCTTGTGTGCACTGACTAAAAGTGAAATGTCTCCCACAGTGCTATAGCGAGAATTCAGTTCCGCCTCCCAGATGGATCTTCCTTTACTAATCAGTTTCCTGCTGAAGCCCCCTTGGAAGAAGCTAGGCAGTTTGCTGCACAGGTAAATTTAATGTCTCCTTTATTTTTAAGTTACATAAGAGGTAATCCCAGAACACTTAAATTTATCCATAACAGCTGACACACTCATCACTGTTTTTAGAAATTGAGCCCAACatcaaaaaaatttcaaagttgtGTGCTATAGTCCTGCTTACTGCTGAGATGGACTTTAAATTCTACTTCTGGCAGCCTTTAAACAGGTTCACAGCTGGCACATAGTTGTCTGCTTTTCTGACCACCAGTCTAGGGACTCCATTTTCCCTTCCTGTTGTATACAGTGAGGGCTCTCATTGCTACCTTTTCAGCACCACCTACTGTCTGTTTAATAGAGCAGCAATAATTCTTTTTTGGGAGAATACCCATTCTATCCAGTGAAGAATGTGAGTGACAAGAGAGAGGAAATCAAATATGTAAAACTCATGCACTTTTCCTATGTGAAGGTTTCCCATATTTTGAAATAGAACCGTGGGGTTGTTACAGGAAAGCATATTGGAAGGGGCAAATCTCTTCATACTTTGAATGTAAGTACTGACCTATTTAAAAATTGTTACCGTGTTGCATTCTTACAGACTGTTGGCAACACTTACGGTAATTTTTCATTGGCTACAATGTTTCCCAGAAGGGAGTTTACCAAAGAAGATTATGGAAAGAAATTATTGGAGCTAGAGCTTGCACCAAGTGCTTCAATAGTATTGTTGCCGGCAAGTATATATTTCTTTTCAATTCACAAATAAGTACAATATTGTATCTTTCATTACAGGTACAGTTCAGACTTAAATGTCTATTTTACATTACCAGTCCTAGGCAATTAGTGTAAttctttaatacatttttatcaAGTTTTTTTGTGTATGTTTGGAAAGATGACTCTCCTCATGGTGTGCTGTTGATTAGTGGAATCAGTTACAAGTACAAATCTCTATACAATCTTAACTATGAAGTTGTAATGGAGATTTAAATCCCTCAG comes from the Emys orbicularis isolate rEmyOrb1 chromosome 11, rEmyOrb1.hap1, whole genome shotgun sequence genome and includes:
- the UBXN4 gene encoding UBX domain-containing protein 4 isoform X1, translating into MRIARVGGWGSGSRERVLRGAPCCGSAAPSRPPSPPPSNRARSSWCSCQVMMNNPHRWLQVGRIRSEACLQFSQIYPVVCVPSSFFIGDNGIPLEVIAGSVSAEELITRIHKVKQMHAVKNEALENGSELSAQSPSFQANTTSENAQSRTVELCETQLETISTSDDRANSIQANQFQESNNSSDERVTEPQPVNDLTTKVERITKKLEEKREEKRKEEEQKEIKKEIDRRKTGKEILDYRRRHEEELTKRMLEDRSREKAEEKAARERIKQQIAMDRAERAARFAKTKEEVEAAKAAAQQAKQAEAEARREASQKERSAIARIQFRLPDGSSFTNQFPAEAPLEEARQFAAQTVGNTYGNFSLATMFPRREFTKEDYGKKLLELELAPSASIVLLPAGRPATSVVQASGGDLWKFLGTILYPLIAGWRFISNFLFTSPPPSQPTARAGHQQEHSNPSPSSTVEPSRQAVRKRVLEKRGEDFKKEGKIYRLRTQDDGEDENNTWNGNSTQQM
- the UBXN4 gene encoding UBX domain-containing protein 4 isoform X2, with the protein product MLWFRGTIPAAIAAAKQQSSVFVVFVSGDDEQSTQMAASWEDQKVTEAASDGFVAIKIDIKSEACLQFSQIYPVVCVPSSFFIGDNGIPLEVIAGSVSAEELITRIHKVKQMHAVKNEALENGSELSAQSPSFQANTTSENAQSRTVELCETQLETISTSDDRANSIQANQFQESNNSSDERVTEPQPVNDLTTKVERITKKLEEKREEKRKEEEQKEIKKEIDRRKTGKEILDYRRRHEEELTKRMLEDRSREKAEEKAARERIKQQIAMDRAERAARFAKTKEEVEAAKAAAQQAKQAEAEARREASQKERSAIARIQFRLPDGSSFTNQFPAEAPLEEARQFAAQTVGNTYGNFSLATMFPRREFTKEDYGKKLLELELAPSASIVLLPAGRPATSVVQASGGDLWKFLGTILYPLIAGWRFISNFLFTSPPPSQPTARAGHQQEHSNPSPSSTVEPSRQAVRKRVLEKRGEDFKKEGKIYRLRTQDDGEDENNTWNGNSTQQM